One genomic region from Leptolyngbyaceae cyanobacterium JSC-12 encodes:
- a CDS encoding sucrose-6F-phosphate phosphohydrolase (IMG reference gene:2510098095~PFAM: Sucrose-6F-phosphate phosphohydrolase~TIGRFAM: sucrose-6F-phosphate phosphohydrolase; sucrose-phosphate phosphatase subfamily; HAD-superfamily hydrolase, subfamily IIB), producing the protein MTAFLLVTDLDNTLVGDDEALAELNEYLSHHRQQFGTKIVYSTGRSRSLYYQLTTEKPLLEPDYLILSVGTEIYLSDSDTPDPSWANALACNWDRELVVATAAHFADLTPQPDTEQRPFKVSYFLTAEAAIEVIPQLEALLKERGLDIQLIYSGSLDLDILPRQANKGMAMSFLRNYLGITPDSTVACGDSGNDLSMFADRDERGIIVGNAMPELLTWHHANPSPHRYLAKAHCAAGIMEGLKHFGFL; encoded by the coding sequence GTGACTGCATTTCTGCTCGTAACCGATCTCGATAACACCCTGGTTGGTGATGATGAGGCACTGGCTGAACTGAACGAGTATTTGAGCCATCATCGGCAGCAATTTGGCACCAAGATTGTGTATTCAACGGGGCGATCGCGATCGCTATATTACCAACTCACCACTGAAAAACCCTTATTAGAGCCTGACTACCTCATCCTTTCAGTGGGAACTGAAATTTATCTAAGTGATAGCGATACTCCCGATCCCAGTTGGGCGAACGCTCTAGCTTGTAATTGGGATCGGGAACTTGTAGTCGCAACGGCTGCCCACTTTGCCGATCTCACTCCCCAGCCTGACACTGAACAACGCCCCTTCAAAGTTAGCTACTTCTTGACAGCAGAAGCCGCCATTGAAGTCATCCCCCAACTGGAGGCATTACTAAAAGAACGTGGACTGGACATACAACTGATTTACAGCGGCAGCCTGGACTTAGACATCCTGCCCCGCCAAGCAAACAAAGGCATGGCAATGAGCTTTTTACGAAATTATCTGGGCATCACACCGGATAGCACCGTTGCCTGCGGCGACTCTGGCAATGATCTGTCGATGTTTGCTGACCGGGATGAACGCGGTATCATTGTGGGCAATGCAATGCCAGAACTGCTTACCTGGCATCATGCTAATCCCAGTCCCCATCGTTATCTGGCAAAAGCTCACTGTGCAGCAGGCATCATGGAAGGGCTGAAACATTTTGGTTTTTTATAG
- a CDS encoding FAD/FMN-dependent dehydrogenase (IMG reference gene:2510098099~PFAM: FAD binding domain; FAD linked oxidases, C-terminal domain) — protein sequence MNSAQSSAQRLAIAPMIAATVGVNQVYPWEAVEQRWKRCICQATAPDQEVACMVLPATVEELAAVVTVAHQHNLPILPCGNGSKLDWGGLVDNSGSTKAAPWIILSTQRLNRLIDHAVGDLTVTVEVGMKFAELQAILAKAGQFLAIDPTYPDQATIGGIIATADAGSLRHRYNSVRDMLLGISFVRADGQIAKAGGRVVKNVAGYDLMKLFTGSYGTLGILTQVTFRVYPLPNASQTMVLSGNGTAIAQLAQTILQSALTPSSLDLISASVMESLDLGHGIGLVVRFQSILPSVQEQIRKLTDFSQMLSVSHVLLTDADEAALWQRLRERMTAPLEVEAIACKIGIQPSQAMVLLEQINSLPGWHGQIHAASGLGRLWTSEISSAFKAIASLRAICQEHHGFLSILKAPVAVKQQLDVWGYRGNALDVMRQIKHQFDPNHLLSPHRFVGGI from the coding sequence ATGAATTCTGCACAAAGTTCTGCACAGCGTCTGGCGATCGCGCCGATGATAGCGGCAACGGTTGGGGTTAACCAGGTTTATCCCTGGGAAGCAGTGGAGCAACGCTGGAAAAGATGTATTTGTCAGGCAACTGCGCCAGACCAAGAAGTTGCCTGTATGGTCTTGCCAGCTACCGTAGAGGAACTTGCTGCTGTAGTCACCGTCGCTCATCAGCACAACTTGCCAATTTTGCCCTGTGGCAATGGTAGTAAGCTCGACTGGGGTGGACTCGTGGACAACTCAGGTTCAACCAAGGCGGCTCCTTGGATTATATTAAGTACGCAACGGTTGAATCGCCTGATTGATCATGCTGTTGGCGATTTAACGGTAACAGTGGAAGTTGGGATGAAGTTCGCTGAATTGCAAGCTATTCTGGCGAAGGCGGGGCAGTTTTTGGCGATCGACCCGACCTATCCAGACCAGGCAACCATTGGTGGCATCATTGCAACAGCAGATGCAGGGTCGCTGAGGCATCGCTACAACAGTGTGCGAGATATGCTGTTGGGCATTTCGTTTGTGCGTGCCGATGGGCAAATTGCCAAAGCTGGGGGACGAGTGGTTAAAAATGTCGCTGGCTACGACCTGATGAAGCTATTCACTGGTTCTTACGGCACATTAGGAATTTTGACCCAGGTAACATTTCGCGTTTATCCCCTACCAAATGCCTCTCAAACAATGGTGCTGAGTGGTAATGGAACGGCGATCGCTCAACTGGCTCAGACCATTCTCCAATCAGCCCTCACCCCATCAAGCCTGGATCTAATCTCTGCTTCAGTGATGGAGAGTTTGGACCTGGGGCACGGCATTGGGCTGGTGGTACGCTTTCAAAGCATCTTGCCCAGTGTGCAGGAGCAAATTCGCAAGCTAACTGATTTTAGCCAGATGTTGTCTGTATCTCATGTGTTATTGACGGATGCCGATGAAGCCGCTCTATGGCAGCGATTGCGAGAACGAATGACTGCCCCGCTCGAAGTTGAAGCGATCGCTTGCAAAATAGGAATACAGCCATCCCAGGCAATGGTGCTGCTAGAGCAGATCAACTCGCTTCCAGGTTGGCATGGGCAAATTCATGCTGCCAGTGGGTTAGGAAGACTGTGGACCTCAGAGATTTCCTCCGCATTCAAGGCGATCGCCTCTCTGCGGGCAATCTGCCAGGAACATCATGGGTTTCTATCCATCCTGAAGGCTCCGGTCGCAGTAAAGCAGCAACTAGATGTTTGGGGCTACCGCGGCAACGCGCTGGATGTGATGCGACAAATTAAACATCAATTTGATCCCAACCACCTCCTCAGCCCTCATCGATTTGTGGGTGGAATTTAA
- a CDS encoding preprotein translocase, SecE subunit (IMG reference gene:2510098103~PFAM: SecE/Sec61-gamma subunits of protein translocation complex~TIGRFAM: preprotein translocase, SecE subunit, bacterial), giving the protein MAKKDAEVATKKDATESQKQTPQSSFNVGNFLKETKEELDKVVWPSRQQLISESVAVVLMVVLSTTLIYLVDNFFAWIAGQAFR; this is encoded by the coding sequence GTGGCAAAGAAAGATGCAGAGGTTGCGACCAAAAAAGACGCAACAGAATCGCAAAAGCAGACACCACAGTCTAGCTTCAACGTCGGAAACTTCCTAAAAGAGACAAAAGAAGAACTAGACAAGGTCGTGTGGCCTAGCCGTCAACAGTTAATCAGTGAGTCAGTAGCCGTCGTCTTGATGGTAGTCCTCTCAACAACCCTCATTTATCTCGTTGATAACTTCTTTGCTTGGATAGCAGGGCAGGCGTTTAGATGA
- a CDS encoding Fe-S oxidoreductase (IMG reference gene:2510098098~PFAM: Cysteine-rich domain) produces MLHQDSAPQSSVFNPPPSAPRLSFDTKHPPDPKLIDACVHCGFCLATCPSYRVIGKETDSPRGRIYLMDGVNEGQIPLSPATVQHFDSCLGCLACVTTCPSGVRYDKLIEATRQQVERNHPRSLPEKLIRQLIFTLFPYPQRMRVLLRPIGLYQKSGLQKLVRSLRFLQQLSPQLAAMEAMLPAIPPQAFQDTIPDLIPAQGKQRYRVGMLLGCVQRLFNPEVNDATVRVLTANGCEVVVPKSQGCCAALTHHQGQEAQTKALARQMIDSFADTDVDFVLINASGCGHTLKEYGNILADDPDYREKAKTFAAKVRDVQEFLADVGFTATLSPLQDAPLTLVYQDACHMLHGQKISVQPRKLLRQIPGVILREPIDAALCCGSAGVYNILQPDVAAELGRQKVQNLTNTGASVIVSANIGCFVQISRHLKLQGKEIPVLHPMQLLDYSIRGVQFTESVK; encoded by the coding sequence ATGCTTCACCAAGATTCGGCTCCTCAATCCTCAGTTTTCAATCCTCCACCCTCTGCTCCTCGGCTTTCATTTGATACTAAACATCCCCCCGACCCTAAACTGATTGATGCCTGCGTCCATTGCGGTTTTTGCCTGGCCACTTGCCCTAGTTATCGAGTAATTGGTAAAGAAACTGATTCTCCCAGAGGGCGCATTTATTTGATGGATGGGGTGAATGAAGGACAAATTCCGCTTTCACCTGCAACAGTGCAGCATTTTGATTCGTGCCTGGGTTGTCTGGCATGTGTCACCACTTGCCCATCCGGCGTTCGCTATGACAAGTTGATCGAAGCCACGCGCCAACAGGTAGAGCGTAACCATCCGCGATCGCTGCCCGAAAAGTTAATTCGCCAGCTCATCTTCACTCTGTTCCCTTATCCTCAGCGGATGCGAGTGTTGCTGCGTCCAATAGGCTTATATCAGAAATCAGGCTTACAAAAACTGGTGCGATCGCTAAGATTCCTCCAGCAACTTTCGCCCCAACTAGCAGCAATGGAAGCCATGTTGCCTGCGATTCCGCCCCAGGCATTCCAGGATACCATTCCAGACCTGATTCCGGCGCAGGGTAAACAGAGGTATCGCGTTGGGATGCTGTTAGGCTGCGTGCAACGGTTATTTAATCCAGAGGTAAACGATGCTACAGTGCGGGTTTTAACCGCCAATGGCTGTGAAGTGGTCGTCCCCAAATCGCAGGGATGCTGCGCTGCACTGACTCACCATCAGGGACAGGAAGCCCAAACCAAAGCCCTGGCACGCCAGATGATTGATAGTTTTGCGGATACAGATGTTGATTTTGTGCTGATCAATGCGTCTGGTTGTGGGCACACGTTGAAAGAATACGGCAACATTTTGGCGGATGATCCCGATTACCGAGAAAAAGCCAAAACCTTTGCTGCAAAAGTCCGGGATGTGCAAGAATTTCTGGCAGACGTGGGATTCACTGCAACACTATCACCGCTTCAGGATGCTCCCCTGACACTGGTCTATCAGGATGCCTGTCATATGCTGCATGGACAGAAAATTAGTGTGCAGCCGCGAAAATTACTGCGGCAAATTCCTGGAGTAATACTGCGAGAACCGATTGATGCGGCGTTGTGCTGCGGTAGTGCAGGAGTTTATAACATTCTTCAGCCTGATGTTGCAGCAGAACTGGGACGGCAGAAAGTTCAGAATTTGACGAACACCGGGGCTTCCGTTATTGTTTCTGCCAATATTGGGTGTTTTGTGCAAATTAGCCGTCATTTGAAGTTACAGGGGAAAGAGATTCCCGTGCTTCATCCTATGCAGTTATTGGACTATTCGATTCGCGGTGTTCAGTTCACAGAGTCTGTGAAGTAA
- a CDS encoding Protein of unknown function (DUF3493) (IMG reference gene:2510098097~PFAM: Protein of unknown function (DUF3493)), translating into MTNPLPRRTPTKPPGMDDETFARLKAEAIAPYRGLRRFIYGAFAASGAIGGLVFLAQLLAGQNVQEALPNFALQLGVVALMIWLIRLENKAERKQ; encoded by the coding sequence ATGACGAATCCTTTACCACGTCGCACTCCAACTAAACCTCCTGGAATGGATGATGAAACCTTTGCTCGGTTGAAAGCAGAGGCGATCGCGCCTTACCGGGGATTGCGGCGGTTTATCTATGGGGCATTTGCGGCTTCTGGTGCGATCGGCGGATTGGTGTTTCTAGCCCAACTGCTGGCAGGTCAAAATGTACAAGAAGCGCTGCCAAACTTTGCCTTGCAATTGGGCGTAGTAGCTTTGATGATTTGGTTGATTCGTCTGGAGAATAAAGCTGAACGTAAGCAGTAA
- a CDS encoding carboxypeptidase C (cathepsin A) (IMG reference gene:2510098096~PFAM: Serine carboxypeptidase): MPDTSSLSGSRKASITEHTLSFPNQSIRYTASAEWQTLFHQEKPVAEMFHVAYVANTTATNRPLTFVFNGGPGAASAYLHMGALGPKRVYFEAQGRLPKPPVRVISNMESWLSFTDLVFIDPIGTGFSRSLPEDKETPDKPEKKIDAKEPDKPKEVEFWEVDRDLNALGEFIQRFLSRQKRWLSPIFIAGESYGGFRVAKLARKLQQEFGVGLSGAILISPALEFSLFGGNDYNLTSWATIFPSLAAAAAHHGRVTWAGEPGDVDAHLAVAEQFARKTLIPLLAMGDTLTENERRAAYQQMADLLGLPISLIERQAGRIDIELFARELLRDQQKIVGLYDASITAIDPFPDRPTYQGSDPTLDGLDRLFTGAINSHLRDTLGVETDLTYHLLNMETFKAWKFDPKGELKQGFIGAVDDLRVGMTLNPYMQVYITHGVFDLVTPYFASNHLADLMKLNPEIRPNLTLKHFQGGHMFYTWETSRQQWFTEMRRFYQQAIE; encoded by the coding sequence ATGCCTGACACGTCCAGTCTTTCTGGTTCACGCAAAGCTAGCATTACAGAACATACATTGTCATTCCCCAATCAATCCATTCGCTACACTGCCTCAGCCGAGTGGCAAACCTTGTTTCACCAAGAGAAGCCAGTTGCCGAAATGTTTCATGTGGCATACGTGGCGAACACCACCGCTACCAATCGCCCCCTTACTTTTGTTTTTAATGGTGGACCAGGAGCCGCTTCCGCCTACTTGCACATGGGGGCATTAGGTCCCAAGCGGGTTTACTTTGAAGCCCAAGGTCGTTTGCCGAAGCCACCTGTCCGTGTAATCAGCAACATGGAAAGTTGGTTAAGCTTTACGGATCTGGTATTTATTGACCCAATTGGCACCGGGTTTAGTCGCAGTTTACCGGAAGACAAAGAAACACCAGATAAACCCGAGAAGAAGATTGATGCAAAAGAACCAGATAAACCTAAAGAAGTAGAGTTTTGGGAAGTTGATCGCGATTTGAACGCTCTGGGCGAGTTTATCCAACGTTTTTTATCTCGCCAAAAGCGCTGGCTGTCACCAATTTTCATTGCTGGTGAGAGTTATGGTGGGTTTCGCGTTGCCAAACTGGCTCGCAAACTGCAACAAGAGTTTGGGGTGGGGCTTTCCGGAGCAATTCTTATCTCTCCTGCCTTAGAATTTAGCCTGTTTGGCGGGAACGACTACAATCTCACCTCCTGGGCAACGATATTTCCTTCCCTTGCCGCCGCCGCCGCCCATCATGGGCGGGTAACCTGGGCTGGAGAACCTGGTGACGTTGATGCCCATTTAGCGGTAGCGGAACAATTTGCTCGTAAAACACTGATTCCCCTACTGGCAATGGGAGACACCCTGACTGAAAATGAACGCCGTGCTGCTTATCAGCAAATGGCAGACTTACTTGGCTTACCAATATCCCTGATTGAGCGGCAAGCCGGACGAATTGATATTGAGTTGTTTGCCAGAGAGTTACTGCGAGACCAACAAAAAATTGTGGGATTGTATGATGCGTCTATCACTGCGATTGATCCCTTTCCTGATCGCCCCACCTATCAGGGCAGCGACCCTACCCTGGATGGACTGGATCGCTTATTTACTGGAGCCATCAACAGCCATCTGCGAGATACGTTAGGTGTTGAAACTGACCTCACGTATCATCTGCTGAATATGGAAACCTTTAAAGCCTGGAAGTTTGATCCCAAAGGGGAACTGAAACAGGGCTTCATCGGAGCAGTTGATGATCTGCGCGTAGGGATGACACTGAATCCTTACATGCAGGTTTACATCACCCACGGTGTGTTTGACCTGGTAACACCCTACTTTGCTTCCAATCACCTGGCAGACTTGATGAAGCTCAACCCCGAAATTCGCCCTAACCTGACCCTCAAACACTTTCAGGGTGGGCACATGTTCTACACTTGGGAAACCTCACGTCAGCAATGGTTCACTGAGATGAGAAGATTTTATCAACAAGCAATTGAGTAA
- a CDS encoding amidase, Asp-tRNAAsn/Glu-tRNAGln amidotransferase A subunit (IMG reference gene:2510098102~PFAM: Amidase): MDSVDLAFTPALEQARMIRNRELSPLELTEVYLERIQRLNPQLGSYVFVAAEQAIADAKVKTNQLMQTPSEELPPFFGVPISIKDLNLVAGMPCAFGVRWLKNQIAQTDDGVVQRIKQAGFVILGKTATSEAGTLPYTEPDGFPPARNPWSLEHTPGGSSGGAAAALAAGLCSVAQGSDGGGSVRGPAFCCGLVGIKPSRGRVTYAPLGDRLSGLATNGPLGRTTADTAALLDVMSGYTTGDPYWLPNPEPSFLAATTAPFKPLKIAFSTEIPSIGKADADCEQAVLNTAALLESLGHQVEPGSLPNSIEELIEPFTTIFQAVLNEAGTPEIFLGKMNRWFALRARFCSCGAYLRAVSKVQVIAREIVLALDGVDVFLLPTYLHSTIRVGEWAKYRPAKTLEKIVQWIAPCPPFNATGQPAIAIPTGFTASGLPIGVQLVGRPAAEETLVALAAQLETARPWSQHHPPLTL; this comes from the coding sequence ATGGATTCAGTTGATCTGGCATTTACTCCGGCACTGGAGCAGGCACGCATGATCCGTAATCGGGAACTGTCGCCTCTAGAATTGACTGAAGTTTATTTGGAGCGAATTCAGCGATTAAATCCCCAGTTGGGTAGTTATGTATTTGTGGCGGCAGAGCAAGCAATCGCCGATGCTAAAGTCAAGACAAACCAACTGATGCAAACTCCGTCGGAAGAACTGCCTCCTTTTTTCGGAGTCCCAATTTCCATTAAAGACCTGAATCTGGTGGCAGGGATGCCCTGTGCGTTTGGGGTGCGATGGTTGAAGAACCAGATTGCCCAAACAGATGATGGGGTTGTTCAGCGTATCAAGCAGGCTGGATTTGTGATTTTGGGGAAAACAGCAACCTCAGAAGCTGGAACACTTCCCTATACAGAACCTGATGGCTTTCCACCTGCACGGAATCCCTGGAGTTTGGAGCATACGCCAGGGGGATCAAGCGGGGGGGCTGCTGCCGCGTTAGCTGCTGGTTTATGCTCTGTAGCACAGGGGTCGGATGGGGGAGGCTCGGTTCGTGGTCCCGCCTTCTGTTGTGGTTTAGTGGGGATTAAACCGTCGCGAGGACGGGTTACGTATGCCCCGTTGGGCGATCGCTTGAGTGGCTTAGCAACCAACGGACCGCTGGGGCGTACAACAGCAGACACCGCTGCATTATTAGATGTAATGTCTGGCTACACAACGGGAGATCCCTATTGGTTGCCCAATCCTGAACCGTCATTTCTAGCCGCAACAACCGCTCCGTTCAAACCGCTAAAAATTGCCTTTTCCACAGAAATCCCGTCGATCGGTAAAGCTGATGCCGACTGTGAGCAGGCAGTCCTGAATACAGCCGCACTTCTAGAGTCATTGGGGCACCAGGTTGAACCGGGTTCTCTTCCCAATAGCATTGAGGAATTAATTGAACCGTTTACAACTATTTTTCAAGCGGTGCTAAATGAAGCGGGTACCCCTGAAATTTTTCTTGGCAAGATGAATCGATGGTTTGCACTACGTGCTCGATTTTGTTCCTGTGGAGCCTATTTGCGAGCAGTCTCGAAAGTGCAAGTTATTGCTCGTGAGATCGTCTTGGCATTGGATGGAGTGGATGTATTTCTGCTGCCCACTTATCTGCATTCCACTATTCGAGTAGGGGAATGGGCAAAATATCGTCCGGCGAAAACTTTAGAAAAAATTGTGCAGTGGATTGCACCCTGTCCGCCGTTTAATGCTACAGGACAGCCCGCGATCGCTATTCCCACAGGCTTTACAGCGAGTGGCTTACCCATTGGTGTGCAACTGGTGGGACGACCTGCCGCTGAGGAAACCCTAGTTGCTCTTGCCGCTCAGCTTGAAACGGCTCGCCCCTGGAGCCAGCACCACCCTCCCCTGACACTTTAA
- a CDS encoding fructose-2,6-bisphosphatase (IMG reference gene:2510098101~PFAM: Phosphoglycerate mutase family) produces the protein MIAVWLIRHGESESNAGLPTEKLTEFTQLTPKGHRQAESLLQVVTKPDLIVTSPYIRTKQTAQPILAQFPDCPQVEWQVQEFDYLSLPPQTTSRSKILELCKAYWQQRDPFYVDGEGAESFASLMHRVRQMFQQIRQLDGKQVLVFSHAGFIRAVLWSALTQQTEITPKGMERFCYFIQSMRIPNAAIVKLHIQDNEVFVSNVLTAHLQDP, from the coding sequence ATGATTGCAGTTTGGCTTATTCGGCATGGAGAAAGCGAATCAAATGCAGGACTCCCAACCGAAAAACTAACAGAATTCACCCAACTCACACCCAAAGGGCATCGGCAAGCAGAATCATTGCTTCAAGTTGTGACAAAACCCGATCTCATCGTAACTTCACCGTATATTCGCACAAAGCAAACGGCTCAACCTATTCTGGCGCAATTTCCCGATTGTCCTCAGGTTGAATGGCAGGTACAAGAATTTGATTATCTATCGCTGCCGCCTCAAACTACCAGTCGCTCTAAGATTTTGGAACTGTGCAAAGCCTACTGGCAACAGCGCGACCCCTTTTACGTTGATGGGGAAGGTGCAGAATCCTTTGCTAGTTTAATGCACCGGGTAAGGCAGATGTTTCAGCAAATTCGCCAACTGGATGGCAAACAGGTGTTGGTGTTCAGCCATGCAGGTTTCATTCGGGCGGTTTTATGGTCAGCACTGACACAGCAAACTGAGATTACCCCCAAAGGCATGGAAAGGTTCTGCTATTTTATCCAGTCGATGCGGATTCCCAACGCCGCGATCGTCAAACTGCATATTCAGGATAATGAGGTATTCGTCAGCAATGTCCTCACTGCCCATCTACAAGATCCATAG
- a CDS encoding arabinose efflux permease family protein (IMG reference gene:2510098094~PFAM: Major Facilitator Superfamily), with protein MKRILLAAWVPQLNYQIWILAIGRLLSQMGSGFTLFYAPIFFVNQVGLSATAVGLGLGSQSISGVIGRLLGGSLSDGKFGRKRTLLMAAIISSTASFTLAATQDFPVFVVGNLLMGLGMGLYWPSAEALVADLSTPSQRNEAFALNRLCDSLGLGLGMVLGGLLISTTGAYRSLFVIDGISFLVLFAVVGWAVTEVYRTKGADKGLQGWGKALRDRHLLTYCLVNILFTTYIVQVSSSLPLYFSNFVPAQLNGKGFDSLTISALFTWHLVASVFCQLPIARALNRISQPRALMLSAILWGAGFVAVWITGIASTFHIIWAVLAMSILALATVTYMPSASSIVVEMAPSSLRGVYLAVNSQCWAVGYFIGPPLGGWALDQSTLVAYNFWLGLAASIGIALLILQLLERMLKSVKNQSP; from the coding sequence TTGAAGCGAATACTGTTAGCTGCCTGGGTTCCGCAGTTGAACTATCAAATCTGGATTTTAGCGATCGGGCGGCTATTATCCCAGATGGGTTCTGGATTCACACTGTTTTACGCGCCCATCTTCTTTGTAAATCAGGTGGGGCTATCGGCTACAGCAGTGGGGCTGGGCTTGGGGAGCCAATCAATCTCCGGAGTCATCGGGCGGCTGTTGGGCGGTTCTTTATCAGACGGTAAATTTGGGCGCAAACGCACGTTGCTTATGGCGGCGATCATCTCATCCACAGCCTCCTTTACCCTGGCAGCCACCCAAGATTTTCCTGTATTTGTGGTGGGAAATTTATTGATGGGGTTGGGCATGGGATTGTACTGGCCCTCGGCTGAAGCACTTGTTGCCGATTTGTCTACCCCATCTCAACGCAATGAGGCCTTTGCTTTAAATCGGCTCTGTGACAGTCTGGGTTTAGGCTTGGGTATGGTGTTGGGTGGGTTGCTGATTAGTACAACGGGTGCTTACCGATCGCTGTTTGTCATTGATGGCATTTCATTTTTGGTGCTGTTCGCAGTGGTCGGCTGGGCTGTTACGGAAGTTTATCGGACTAAAGGCGCTGACAAAGGTTTGCAGGGGTGGGGAAAGGCACTGCGCGATCGCCATCTGCTCACCTATTGTTTGGTCAATATTTTGTTTACGACCTATATTGTTCAGGTCAGCAGTAGCCTGCCGCTTTACTTCTCCAATTTTGTACCAGCCCAGTTAAATGGAAAAGGATTTGATTCCCTCACGATTAGTGCATTGTTTACCTGGCATCTGGTTGCTTCAGTTTTTTGCCAACTGCCAATCGCCCGCGCCCTTAACCGCATTAGCCAACCACGTGCGTTGATGCTGTCTGCCATATTATGGGGGGCTGGTTTTGTTGCAGTGTGGATTACGGGAATTGCATCGACATTTCACATCATTTGGGCAGTGTTAGCAATGAGCATTCTGGCGTTGGCAACAGTGACGTACATGCCATCTGCCTCCTCGATTGTAGTAGAAATGGCTCCGAGTTCTTTGCGCGGAGTATATCTGGCTGTAAATTCTCAATGTTGGGCAGTTGGGTACTTTATCGGACCACCGTTGGGAGGGTGGGCACTGGATCAATCCACGTTGGTTGCTTACAACTTCTGGTTAGGATTGGCAGCGAGTATTGGGATTGCTCTCCTGATCTTGCAACTGCTTGAGCGAATGTTGAAATCAGTTAAAAACCAGTCACCATGA
- a CDS encoding Protein of unknown function (DUF3067) (IMG reference gene:2510098100~PFAM: Protein of unknown function (DUF3067)) codes for MDRQQFSHFLQKKSVPLKKTRSVEIIPAFRRFLRSRPCASAFLWDTNYRMTGQELRQLLISKWGRSYDIQLRRTQGKIFVLIMWKYLEQVSFPMTEEEYLEHLSAVGSYLQAWGGVEQVQAYIQQTKERPRLGKAVSIPLELGERASEWILDQ; via the coding sequence ATGGATAGACAGCAATTCTCGCATTTTTTGCAGAAAAAATCCGTTCCGTTGAAAAAAACCCGTTCCGTTGAAATTATCCCTGCCTTCAGACGTTTCTTGCGATCGCGCCCCTGTGCTTCTGCCTTCCTATGGGATACTAATTACCGTATGACTGGACAAGAACTCCGCCAACTTTTAATCAGCAAATGGGGTCGCTCGTATGATATTCAACTACGCAGGACTCAAGGCAAAATCTTCGTACTGATCATGTGGAAGTATCTGGAGCAGGTATCTTTTCCTATGACAGAGGAGGAGTACCTGGAGCATCTCAGTGCAGTGGGGTCTTACCTGCAGGCATGGGGAGGGGTGGAGCAGGTACAGGCATATATCCAACAAACAAAAGAACGTCCCCGACTGGGAAAAGCAGTTAGCATTCCGTTAGAACTAGGTGAACGGGCATCTGAGTGGATTTTGGATCAGTAG